One Misgurnus anguillicaudatus chromosome 19, ASM2758022v2, whole genome shotgun sequence genomic region harbors:
- the LOC129436733 gene encoding monocyte to macrophage differentiation factor isoform X1, whose protein sequence is MLELDFQKTSFKRFMNSRAAANSRYKPTCYEHAANCYTHALLIVPAFVGMALLHRLSDDRWERITAWIYGMGLIGLFLVSTVFHIIAWKKSHMRSMEHCFHMCDRVVIYFFIAASYTPWLNLRELGPLAAHMRWFVWLMAAAGTIYVFNYHEKYKLVELAFYLTMGFFPALVVTSMSNTDGLYELAFGGFIYCLGVVFFKSDGVIPFAHAIWHVFVALAAAVHYYAIWKYLYRSPTADEIRDA, encoded by the exons GTTTATGAACAGTCGTGCGGCTGCGAACAGCCGTTACAAACCAACATGTTATGAGCATGCCGCCAACTGCTACACCCATGCT CTCTTGATCGTCCCAGCGTTCGTGGGCATGGCTCTGTTGCACCGGCTCTCTGATGATCGCTGGGAACGGATCACGGCTTGGATTTACGGCATGGGCCTGATCGGCCTGTTCCTCGTCTCCACCGTCTTTCACATCATCGCATGGAAAAAGAGTCACATGAG GAGCATGGAGCACTGTTTCCACATGTGTGATCGAGTCGTCATATACTTCTTCATCGCTGCCTCCTATACACCATG GCTGAATTTACGTGAACTCGGTCCTCTGGCAGCTCACATGAGATGGTTTGTGTGGTTGATGGCGGCGGCGGGAACAATCTATGTATTCAACTACCATGAAAA gTATAAGTTAGTTGAATTGGCCTTTTACCTGACCATGGGATTTTTCCCTGCTCTGGTGGTGACATCAATG AGCAACACAGATGGATTGTATGAGCTGGCGTTCGGAGGCTTCATCTACTGTCTGGGTGTCGTCTTCTTCAAATCGGACGGCGTGATACCGTTCGCTCACGCCATCTGGCACGTCTTTGTGGCGCTTGCTGCCGCCGTCCACTACTACGCCATCTGGAAATACCTGTACCGTAGCCCCACGGCAGATGAAATCAGAGATGCCTGA
- the LOC129436733 gene encoding monocyte to macrophage differentiation factor isoform X3, which yields MKRVNSFQRFMNSRAAANSRYKPTCYEHAANCYTHALLIVPAFVGMALLHRLSDDRWERITAWIYGMGLIGLFLVSTVFHIIAWKKSHMRSMEHCFHMCDRVVIYFFIAASYTPWLNLRELGPLAAHMRWFVWLMAAAGTIYVFNYHEKYKLVELAFYLTMGFFPALVVTSMSNTDGLYELAFGGFIYCLGVVFFKSDGVIPFAHAIWHVFVALAAAVHYYAIWKYLYRSPTADEIRDA from the exons GTTTATGAACAGTCGTGCGGCTGCGAACAGCCGTTACAAACCAACATGTTATGAGCATGCCGCCAACTGCTACACCCATGCT CTCTTGATCGTCCCAGCGTTCGTGGGCATGGCTCTGTTGCACCGGCTCTCTGATGATCGCTGGGAACGGATCACGGCTTGGATTTACGGCATGGGCCTGATCGGCCTGTTCCTCGTCTCCACCGTCTTTCACATCATCGCATGGAAAAAGAGTCACATGAG GAGCATGGAGCACTGTTTCCACATGTGTGATCGAGTCGTCATATACTTCTTCATCGCTGCCTCCTATACACCATG GCTGAATTTACGTGAACTCGGTCCTCTGGCAGCTCACATGAGATGGTTTGTGTGGTTGATGGCGGCGGCGGGAACAATCTATGTATTCAACTACCATGAAAA gTATAAGTTAGTTGAATTGGCCTTTTACCTGACCATGGGATTTTTCCCTGCTCTGGTGGTGACATCAATG AGCAACACAGATGGATTGTATGAGCTGGCGTTCGGAGGCTTCATCTACTGTCTGGGTGTCGTCTTCTTCAAATCGGACGGCGTGATACCGTTCGCTCACGCCATCTGGCACGTCTTTGTGGCGCTTGCTGCCGCCGTCCACTACTACGCCATCTGGAAATACCTGTACCGTAGCCCCACGGCAGATGAAATCAGAGATGCCTGA
- the LOC129436733 gene encoding monocyte to macrophage differentiation factor isoform X2, translated as MNVCLLCFQRFMNSRAAANSRYKPTCYEHAANCYTHALLIVPAFVGMALLHRLSDDRWERITAWIYGMGLIGLFLVSTVFHIIAWKKSHMRSMEHCFHMCDRVVIYFFIAASYTPWLNLRELGPLAAHMRWFVWLMAAAGTIYVFNYHEKYKLVELAFYLTMGFFPALVVTSMSNTDGLYELAFGGFIYCLGVVFFKSDGVIPFAHAIWHVFVALAAAVHYYAIWKYLYRSPTADEIRDA; from the exons atgaatgtgtgtttgttgtgtttccAGAGGTTTATGAACAGTCGTGCGGCTGCGAACAGCCGTTACAAACCAACATGTTATGAGCATGCCGCCAACTGCTACACCCATGCT CTCTTGATCGTCCCAGCGTTCGTGGGCATGGCTCTGTTGCACCGGCTCTCTGATGATCGCTGGGAACGGATCACGGCTTGGATTTACGGCATGGGCCTGATCGGCCTGTTCCTCGTCTCCACCGTCTTTCACATCATCGCATGGAAAAAGAGTCACATGAG GAGCATGGAGCACTGTTTCCACATGTGTGATCGAGTCGTCATATACTTCTTCATCGCTGCCTCCTATACACCATG GCTGAATTTACGTGAACTCGGTCCTCTGGCAGCTCACATGAGATGGTTTGTGTGGTTGATGGCGGCGGCGGGAACAATCTATGTATTCAACTACCATGAAAA gTATAAGTTAGTTGAATTGGCCTTTTACCTGACCATGGGATTTTTCCCTGCTCTGGTGGTGACATCAATG AGCAACACAGATGGATTGTATGAGCTGGCGTTCGGAGGCTTCATCTACTGTCTGGGTGTCGTCTTCTTCAAATCGGACGGCGTGATACCGTTCGCTCACGCCATCTGGCACGTCTTTGTGGCGCTTGCTGCCGCCGTCCACTACTACGCCATCTGGAAATACCTGTACCGTAGCCCCACGGCAGATGAAATCAGAGATGCCTGA